Proteins from one Arcobacter sp. F155 genomic window:
- a CDS encoding ABC transporter permease → MFKYLLKKEFTLIFRDLHALLVLFVMPVIFILIMSLALKNSYSNSVDTPLKVAITSSKNNKSIKTMIESINENNFFDANFLKVKDNKETLYIENYDFIVDIQRNYIERIKLNDKNFNVIIYSKPDTSLQKIEILKKLISSASTKLILEDLMLAQKIDTKNVLDFESKIQNSYVYKKDGFEVTPTSVQQSVPAWLVFSMFFILIPISNTFINEKAFGTIDRIRSINVSLFPILLGKIVPYYFINQVQVVFMILVGIYIVPLLGGDSLVIQGSIPLIFLISSAVSFASISFALLIANIAKTTEEATTIGGVSNIILAAIGGIMVPKFVMPKFMQDFSEYSPMSWGLESFLEVFVRGGSFNDISTYVYNMITFAIICLLLAYILLKKRR, encoded by the coding sequence ATGTTTAAATACTTACTAAAAAAAGAGTTTACCCTAATCTTTAGAGATTTACATGCTTTATTAGTTTTATTTGTAATGCCTGTTATTTTTATTTTAATTATGTCTTTAGCTTTAAAAAATAGCTATTCAAATAGTGTAGATACACCTTTAAAAGTTGCTATTACAAGCTCTAAAAACAATAAATCAATTAAAACTATGATTGAAAGTATCAATGAAAACAACTTCTTCGATGCTAACTTTCTAAAAGTAAAAGATAACAAAGAGACTTTATATATAGAAAACTATGATTTTATAGTTGATATTCAAAGAAACTATATTGAAAGAATCAAGCTAAATGATAAAAACTTTAATGTTATTATCTATAGTAAACCTGATACCTCTTTACAAAAAATAGAGATTCTTAAAAAACTTATTTCAAGTGCAAGTACAAAACTTATCTTAGAAGATTTAATGCTTGCACAAAAAATAGATACTAAAAATGTACTTGATTTTGAGTCAAAAATCCAAAACTCATATGTATATAAAAAAGATGGCTTTGAAGTAACACCAACATCAGTACAACAAAGTGTTCCTGCTTGGCTTGTATTTTCTATGTTTTTCATACTAATTCCTATATCAAATACTTTTATAAATGAAAAAGCATTTGGAACAATTGATAGAATTAGAAGTATAAATGTTTCACTCTTTCCTATTTTATTAGGGAAAATTGTTCCATACTATTTTATCAATCAAGTACAAGTAGTATTTATGATACTTGTAGGTATTTATATTGTTCCACTACTAGGCGGAGATTCACTAGTTATACAAGGAAGTATTCCTTTGATTTTCTTAATTTCTTCAGCTGTTAGTTTTGCTTCTATCTCTTTTGCACTTTTAATTGCAAACATAGCTAAAACAACAGAAGAAGCTACAACTATTGGTGGTGTTTCAAATATTATTCTTGCAGCAATTGGTGGAATTATGGTTCCTAAATTTGTAATGCCAAAATTTATGCAAGATTTTTCAGAATACTCTCCAATGTCTTGGGGATTAGAGAGTTTCTTAGAAGTATTTGTTAGAGGTGGAAGTTTTAATGACATTTCTACTTATGTATATAACATGATAACTTTTGCTATAATCTGTTTACTATTAGCATATATTTTACTAAAAAAGAGGAGATAA
- a CDS encoding ABC transporter ATP-binding protein, which translates to MSIVIKNLCKSYKGNLVLDNLNLEIKQGSLFGLLGPNGAGKTTLVSILNFLIPKDSGTILVDNMDLDKDENRIKSICSIVPQTYAFYPKLTAFENLEFFGSLYGLKKEALKKRIDYCIEVTSLEKYINKQAHIFSGGLKRRLNIAIGLLNSPKILYLDEPTVGIDPQSRKYILNVIKKINEKENTTIIYTSHYMEEVEYLCDEIAILDKSKIILQEKKEKLLQKNSLIKIKLPDEEIEIDTKDGFDNFTKMIAKLEKENKPIENIDFGYKNLEDMFLNLTKQDLRD; encoded by the coding sequence ATGTCAATAGTTATAAAAAATCTATGTAAATCATATAAGGGAAATCTTGTTTTAGATAATCTAAATTTAGAAATAAAGCAAGGCTCTTTATTTGGTTTATTAGGTCCAAATGGAGCAGGAAAAACTACTTTAGTATCTATATTAAACTTTTTGATTCCAAAGGATTCAGGAACTATTTTAGTTGATAATATGGATTTAGACAAAGATGAAAATAGAATAAAATCTATTTGTAGTATTGTTCCTCAAACTTATGCTTTTTATCCAAAACTAACTGCCTTTGAAAACTTAGAGTTTTTTGGAAGTCTTTATGGACTAAAAAAAGAAGCCCTTAAAAAAAGAATTGACTACTGTATTGAAGTAACTTCTTTAGAAAAATATATAAATAAACAAGCTCACATTTTTTCAGGTGGTTTAAAAAGAAGATTAAATATCGCTATTGGTTTACTAAATAGTCCAAAGATTTTATACCTAGATGAACCAACAGTAGGAATTGATCCTCAATCAAGAAAATATATTTTAAATGTTATTAAAAAAATCAATGAAAAAGAGAATACTACTATTATTTACACTTCTCATTATATGGAAGAAGTAGAGTATTTATGTGATGAAATAGCTATTTTAGATAAATCAAAAATCATTTTACAAGAGAAAAAAGAGAAGCTACTTCAGAAAAACTCTCTTATAAAAATAAAACTTCCAGATGAAGAGATAGAAATAGATACAAAAGATGGTTTTGATAACTTTACTAAGATGATTGCAAAATTAGAAAAAGAGAATAAACCAATAGAAAATATTGATTTTGGATACAAAAATCTTGAAGATATGTTTTTAAATTTAACAAAACAGGATTTAAGAGACTAA
- a CDS encoding AMP-binding protein has translation MKIEVHNDNGTITTHNINKKDFTNSSLQNHLGYINSKSKEQNALNIIKAYFNDSKIILFDETNQILKEKLDELNIKEFLHKKKINTIFDEKDFSMMFFTSGSTGNPVGALKAKKHLEEEVEVLTKLFEKREIKKVILTVPFIHIYGMLFGLLYPLLNNIDIVLKEHFLPNDLLNLVDDNSLVVTTPLYIKALNKISQEKDLSKATFVSSTGPLDSQNAKEFSEKFNTDVIQIFGSTETGGIAYKLNDEILWSPMPKVEIQTNEQNELKVLSPFVSTTIYENSFKDINGVMQTFDYIEKENEKFKLVGRSSQILKIAGKRYSTIQIENILEEEEEIKKALVFVSSDNDSLRGEVLDITLESSKEFTAREIKKILQSKLSNLKFSLSLKHVDKIPTSSVGKKLKIN, from the coding sequence ATGAAGATTGAAGTTCATAACGATAATGGAACTATTACAACACATAATATAAATAAAAAAGATTTTACGAATAGTTCTTTACAAAATCATTTAGGTTATATTAACTCTAAATCCAAAGAACAAAATGCCTTAAATATTATCAAAGCATATTTCAATGACTCAAAAATCATTTTATTTGATGAAACAAACCAAATACTAAAAGAAAAACTTGATGAACTAAATATTAAAGAGTTTTTACACAAGAAAAAGATAAATACTATTTTTGATGAAAAAGATTTCTCTATGATGTTTTTTACAAGCGGAAGTACTGGAAATCCAGTAGGTGCTTTAAAAGCAAAAAAACATCTTGAAGAAGAAGTTGAAGTTTTAACAAAACTATTTGAAAAAAGAGAAATAAAAAAAGTAATTCTAACTGTGCCATTTATTCATATTTATGGAATGTTATTTGGTCTTTTATATCCCCTTTTAAATAATATTGATATTGTTTTAAAAGAACACTTTTTACCAAATGATTTACTAAATTTAGTTGATGATAATAGTTTAGTTGTAACTACTCCACTTTATATAAAAGCCTTAAATAAAATTTCACAAGAAAAAGATTTATCAAAAGCTACTTTTGTTAGTTCAACAGGACCACTAGATTCTCAAAATGCAAAAGAGTTTAGTGAAAAGTTTAATACAGATGTTATACAAATCTTTGGTTCAACGGAAACAGGTGGAATCGCTTATAAACTAAATGACGAAATTTTATGGAGCCCTATGCCTAAAGTTGAAATTCAAACAAATGAGCAAAATGAATTAAAAGTTTTATCACCTTTTGTTTCAACAACTATTTATGAAAATAGTTTCAAAGATATAAATGGAGTAATGCAAACCTTTGATTATATTGAAAAAGAGAATGAGAAGTTTAAACTTGTAGGTAGAAGTTCACAGATTTTAAAGATTGCAGGGAAAAGATACTCTACTATTCAAATAGAAAATATTTTAGAAGAGGAAGAGGAGATAAAGAAGGCTTTAGTTTTTGTAAGTTCTGATAATGACTCTTTAAGGGGTGAAGTTTTAGATATTACCCTAGAAAGTTCTAAAGAGTTCACAGCAAGAGAGATAAAAAAGATTTTACAAAGTAAACTTTCTAATCTAAAGTTTTCACTGTCATTAAAACATGTGGATAAAATACCAACTTCAAGTGTTGGTAAAAAGTTGAAAATAAACTAA
- a CDS encoding SDR family NAD(P)-dependent oxidoreductase — MEIKKVLVTGATGSIGEAIVKEYAKNGYFVYVHYNSNKDKAQAILDSIEHGELITFNMQDKEDIKATLENISVDVLVNNAGIIKDNLFFFMEDEQWEDVINTNLSGMYHVTKTISRNMMMNKKGSIVNVASISGISGNAGQANYSASKGGVIAFTKTLAIELGRYNIRANAIAPGIIESEMIENIPNSKELKKAIPLNRFGKPEEVAKCAYFIGNDATYVSGEVLNISGAMVR, encoded by the coding sequence GTGGAAATAAAAAAAGTATTAGTAACAGGAGCAACTGGTTCTATTGGTGAAGCTATTGTAAAAGAGTATGCAAAGAATGGTTACTTTGTATATGTTCACTATAATAGTAATAAAGACAAAGCTCAAGCTATTTTAGACTCAATTGAGCATGGTGAATTAATCACTTTTAATATGCAAGATAAAGAGGATATTAAAGCTACTTTAGAAAATATTTCTGTTGATGTTTTAGTAAATAATGCGGGAATCATCAAAGACAATCTATTTTTCTTTATGGAAGACGAGCAATGGGAAGATGTAATAAATACTAACCTTTCTGGAATGTATCATGTTACAAAAACTATCTCTAGAAATATGATGATGAACAAAAAAGGAAGTATCGTAAATGTAGCTTCTATCTCAGGTATCTCAGGAAATGCTGGACAAGCTAACTACTCAGCTTCAAAAGGTGGAGTAATTGCCTTTACAAAAACTTTAGCAATTGAGCTTGGAAGATATAATATTAGAGCAAATGCAATTGCTCCAGGTATAATTGAATCTGAAATGATAGAAAACATTCCAAATAGCAAGGAGCTTAAAAAAGCAATTCCTTTAAATAGATTTGGAAAACCAGAAGAAGTGGCAAAATGTGCTTATTTTATAGGAAATGATGCTACTTATGTAAGTGGTGAAGTTTTAAATATCAGTGGAGCAATGGTTAGGTAA
- the hutH gene encoding histidine ammonia-lyase: protein MKLTIDKRHISLKEIVNASSVEISNDEKFITFINHTHDFMMDTIKQGKPIYGITTGYGDSGKNYVDYDDAAKLQTNLFRFHGCGIGKNLSYEVCRYAVICRTISLSKARSGVSMNLLHRLEMLIEKDIIPVIPSQGSVGASGDLTPLSYIAAVVAGEREVYYKGEIKPAIEVYNELGIEPYSFEPKEALAIMNGTTIMSAIALKAIEEFEVILDSMESYVAGMFEVLLGDDTPVADFVHDSKPFDGQIAAAKNIKNKIAGSKLTHGRDDRYDKFFADNHLNIQDTYSMRCAPQVLGVIRDNLDISKKWVETEINSVNDNPLIDGENQKIYTSGNFYGGYVAHAMDTLKICAANLADLLDKEFALLVDHKFNRGLGENLKLSKEPFFHGFKAMQISLSSLSADVIKNTTAASIHSRPTESLNQDKVSMGTTAANDFAKMMPELHNMLSIAFIGMAQAVDIRGKEQVSPHLRKIYDTTREIVEPLLEDRRMDIDIKNINKLIQEAKFI from the coding sequence ATGAAATTAACAATTGACAAAAGACATATTAGTCTTAAAGAGATTGTAAATGCATCTAGCGTTGAGATCTCAAATGATGAGAAGTTTATAACTTTTATTAACCATACACATGATTTTATGATGGATACAATCAAACAAGGTAAGCCTATTTATGGAATTACAACTGGGTATGGAGATAGTGGTAAAAACTATGTAGATTATGATGATGCGGCAAAACTTCAAACAAATCTATTTAGATTTCATGGTTGTGGAATAGGTAAAAACCTATCATATGAAGTATGTAGATATGCAGTTATTTGCAGAACCATTTCATTAAGTAAAGCTAGATCTGGGGTTTCAATGAACCTTTTACATAGACTTGAAATGTTAATTGAAAAAGATATTATTCCAGTTATTCCATCGCAAGGGTCAGTTGGGGCAAGTGGTGACCTAACTCCACTATCATATATTGCAGCAGTTGTTGCAGGTGAGAGAGAAGTTTACTACAAAGGTGAGATTAAACCTGCTATTGAAGTTTACAATGAACTTGGAATAGAACCATACTCTTTTGAACCAAAAGAAGCCTTAGCAATTATGAATGGAACAACTATCATGAGTGCAATTGCTTTAAAAGCGATTGAAGAGTTTGAAGTTATCTTAGACTCTATGGAGTCATATGTTGCTGGTATGTTTGAGGTTCTATTAGGAGATGATACTCCTGTTGCAGATTTTGTACATGATTCAAAACCATTTGATGGACAAATTGCAGCTGCTAAAAATATCAAAAACAAAATAGCTGGTTCAAAGTTAACTCACGGTAGAGATGATAGATATGATAAGTTCTTTGCAGATAACCACTTAAATATCCAAGACACTTACTCTATGAGATGTGCACCACAAGTTTTAGGTGTAATTAGAGATAACCTTGATATTTCTAAAAAATGGGTTGAGACTGAAATCAACTCTGTAAATGACAACCCACTAATTGATGGAGAAAATCAAAAGATTTATACTTCTGGAAACTTCTATGGTGGATATGTAGCTCACGCTATGGATACACTAAAAATTTGTGCTGCAAATTTAGCTGACTTACTTGATAAAGAGTTTGCCCTACTTGTTGACCACAAATTTAATAGAGGATTAGGTGAAAACTTAAAACTTTCAAAAGAGCCATTTTTCCATGGATTTAAAGCTATGCAAATTAGTCTTAGTTCATTAAGTGCAGATGTTATTAAAAATACAACTGCTGCATCTATTCACTCAAGACCAACAGAATCACTAAATCAAGATAAAGTTTCTATGGGTACAACAGCAGCAAATGATTTTGCAAAAATGATGCCAGAACTTCATAATATGCTTTCTATTGCCTTTATAGGTATGGCACAAGCAGTTGATATTAGAGGAAAAGAACAAGTTTCACCTCACCTAAGAAAAATCTATGATACAACAAGAGAAATTGTAGAACCTTTACTTGAAGATAGAAGAATGGATATTGATATAAAAAATATCAATAAACTAATCCAAGAAGCTAAATTTATATAA
- a CDS encoding lysophospholipid acyltransferase family protein: MAAKQRVGGPVVKTLYSFYKIFGYGSVYFSLYFVVLYYFLFASNVRESLKQYYKNIGEEFSNKKYFKHLFNYALATSDRFISKANPEIYNFINQNRNELLSELKNGSILLSNHFGGWATASNYFRDDNIKINIVMNEAMIKNASEFEQVINKKNDKNVNIIDLSKGDIATSISIGNALLNNESVALMGDRAINKKHLHKISFFEKDAHFNKNPFLIAYKTKKPIIALFVVLKEKKTYEMIFERIDINTNKKENEAVEEAMQRYVKLLEKTLKEHPLQWFNFYDFWEDK; the protein is encoded by the coding sequence ATGGCAGCTAAACAAAGAGTTGGTGGACCAGTTGTAAAAACTCTATACTCATTTTATAAAATATTTGGCTATGGAAGTGTTTATTTCTCTTTGTATTTTGTTGTTTTATACTACTTTTTATTTGCTTCAAATGTAAGGGAATCTTTAAAACAATACTATAAAAATATTGGGGAAGAGTTTTCAAATAAAAAATATTTCAAACACCTATTTAACTATGCCCTAGCTACTTCTGATAGATTTATCTCAAAGGCAAATCCTGAAATATATAACTTCATAAACCAAAATAGAAATGAGCTATTAAGTGAATTAAAAAATGGTTCTATTCTTCTATCAAACCATTTTGGTGGTTGGGCAACAGCAAGTAACTACTTTAGAGATGACAATATTAAAATAAATATTGTTATGAATGAAGCTATGATAAAAAATGCAAGTGAATTTGAACAAGTTATAAATAAAAAAAATGATAAAAATGTAAATATCATCGACCTGTCAAAGGGTGATATTGCTACATCTATCTCTATTGGAAATGCTTTACTAAATAATGAATCAGTAGCACTAATGGGTGATAGAGCTATAAATAAAAAACACCTACACAAAATCTCTTTTTTTGAAAAAGATGCACACTTTAATAAAAATCCATTTCTTATTGCATATAAAACAAAAAAGCCTATTATTGCACTTTTTGTTGTTTTAAAAGAGAAAAAAACTTACGAAATGATATTTGAAAGAATTGATATAAATACTAATAAAAAGGAAAATGAAGCTGTAGAAGAAGCAATGCAAAGGTATGTAAAACTATTAGAGAAAACTTTAAAAGAACACCCTTTACAATGGTTCAATTTTTACGATTTCTGGGAGGACAAATGA
- a CDS encoding glycosyltransferase family 2 protein — protein MYKNDIIIVVPTFNNPKTISNVIKDILNHNYKVIVVDDGSDIEVSSLIEKNEDVTVLRHEQNQGKGQAILTGAQKAKELGYEYFVSMDGDGQHLASEIAKLKACINSENQIVMGARNFEIDNVPQKSKIGRAFHNFWIRLNSGYHINDSLTGFRLYPVSILDLNIKTRRFNFEVEVLVKHYWKHKNITDTIIECYYPTPEERVSHFDNYNDTINITLLHLKLFLQKIFLLKGIL, from the coding sequence TTGTACAAAAATGATATTATCATAGTTGTTCCTACTTTCAACAACCCAAAAACAATCTCAAATGTAATAAAAGACATTTTAAATCACAACTACAAAGTTATTGTTGTAGATGATGGTTCAGATATTGAAGTTTCTAGTTTAATTGAAAAAAATGAAGATGTTACTGTTTTAAGACATGAACAAAATCAAGGTAAAGGCCAAGCTATTCTTACAGGCGCACAAAAAGCAAAAGAGCTTGGATATGAATACTTTGTAAGTATGGATGGAGATGGTCAACATTTAGCTTCAGAGATAGCGAAACTAAAAGCCTGTATAAACAGTGAAAACCAAATTGTTATGGGTGCAAGAAACTTTGAAATAGACAATGTTCCACAAAAATCGAAAATAGGTAGAGCCTTTCATAACTTTTGGATTAGATTAAATAGTGGTTACCACATAAATGACTCACTAACTGGTTTTAGACTATACCCTGTTTCAATACTTGATTTAAATATCAAAACTAGAAGATTTAACTTTGAAGTAGAAGTTTTAGTAAAACATTATTGGAAACATAAAAATATTACTGATACTATAATTGAGTGTTATTACCCTACTCCTGAAGAGAGAGTAAGTCACTTCGATAACTACAATGACACAATAAATATCACACTTTTACACCTAAAACTTTTTTTACAAAAGATATTTTTATTAAAAGGTATTCTTTAA
- a CDS encoding NAD(P)/FAD-dependent oxidoreductase, translated as MEENCDVLVIGGGPSGSVAACKLLKAGFSVTILEKLEFPRFVIGESLLPRCNEILEKNGLIDVIEEQGFMLKPGAIFIDENKQEELIDFRNNLGQKWGTSYQVKREEFDNVLLETAKKWGADVRHKYEVTAYDNDNNKVTATDENGEERVFKARFVLDASGYGRVLPKLLDLDIPSDLRLRNAIFTRVEGETRREKDKEGFIDIVIHDDNKAWLWGIPFSDGVTSIGVVCEESYFEETGLSLEDFFDKVINEHEYLKEKYKDAKKLRPVGVINGYSAAIKTMHGKGFALSGNATEFLDPVFSSGVTLALESSDRVGDLIIKELNGEKVDWQKDYEDYMMIGINVFREFVYAWYEGKLRKIFYAPNKAEKIKQSVASILSGYVWDEDNYFVKNSKQKIDALISMV; from the coding sequence ATGGAAGAAAATTGTGATGTGTTGGTTATTGGTGGGGGACCAAGTGGTTCTGTTGCTGCGTGCAAACTATTAAAGGCTGGGTTTAGTGTAACAATATTAGAGAAGTTAGAATTTCCTAGGTTTGTTATTGGAGAATCACTACTTCCAAGGTGTAATGAGATTTTAGAGAAAAACGGTTTAATTGATGTTATTGAAGAGCAAGGTTTTATGCTAAAACCAGGTGCAATTTTCATTGATGAAAATAAACAAGAAGAGCTAATTGATTTTAGAAATAACTTAGGTCAAAAATGGGGAACAAGTTATCAAGTAAAAAGAGAAGAGTTTGATAATGTTCTTTTAGAAACTGCCAAAAAATGGGGAGCAGATGTTAGACATAAGTATGAAGTAACTGCTTATGATAATGACAATAACAAAGTTACTGCAACAGATGAAAATGGTGAAGAAAGAGTATTTAAAGCAAGATTTGTATTAGATGCTTCTGGATATGGAAGAGTATTACCTAAACTTTTAGATTTAGATATTCCTTCTGATTTAAGACTTAGAAATGCAATTTTCACAAGAGTTGAAGGTGAAACAAGAAGAGAAAAAGATAAAGAAGGTTTTATTGATATTGTAATCCATGATGATAATAAAGCATGGTTATGGGGCATTCCTTTTAGTGATGGAGTAACTTCTATAGGTGTTGTTTGTGAAGAATCATATTTTGAAGAAACTGGTCTGAGCCTTGAAGACTTCTTTGACAAAGTAATTAATGAGCACGAATATTTAAAAGAGAAATATAAAGATGCTAAGAAGTTAAGACCTGTAGGAGTTATCAATGGTTACTCAGCAGCAATTAAAACTATGCATGGAAAAGGTTTTGCCTTAAGTGGAAATGCAACTGAGTTTTTAGATCCAGTTTTCTCTTCTGGTGTAACATTAGCTTTAGAGTCTTCAGATAGAGTTGGAGATTTAATTATTAAAGAATTAAATGGTGAAAAAGTAGATTGGCAAAAAGATTATGAAGATTATATGATGATTGGAATTAATGTATTTAGAGAGTTTGTTTATGCTTGGTATGAAGGAAAATTAAGAAAGATTTTCTATGCTCCAAATAAAGCTGAAAAGATAAAACAATCAGTAGCTTCAATTCTTTCTGGGTATGTTTGGGATGAAGATAACTACTTTGTTAAAAACTCAAAACAAAAAATTGATGCCCTTATCTCAATGGTTTAG
- a CDS encoding phosphopantetheine-binding protein codes for MAISSNEFKQVLIDGLKLEDIEVGDIEDADALFGDEGLGLDSVDSIELVLIIEKEYGVKIQNPEQYNEIFASVENLLKYINDNK; via the coding sequence ATGGCAATTTCAAGCAATGAGTTTAAGCAAGTTTTAATTGATGGTTTAAAACTTGAAGATATTGAAGTTGGAGATATTGAAGATGCAGATGCACTTTTTGGGGATGAAGGTTTAGGTTTAGATTCAGTTGATTCAATTGAATTAGTATTAATTATTGAAAAAGAGTATGGTGTAAAAATTCAAAACCCAGAGCAGTATAATGAAATTTTTGCATCAGTAGAGAACTTATTAAAATATATTAATGACAACAAATAA
- a CDS encoding beta-ketoacyl synthase N-terminal-like domain-containing protein has product MTTNKKAYINSFEAVSCAGLDSQQLFASICEKKDCISIDNSYVQDRSVAIGKIDSNLSFSDLLTKTVNKVLTNSNLENYDNTLLIIGSSVGGMNETEKVFFKDSSYENIDYKKHPIDAIAYHLKQDFNFYDDISFSTACTSSANALGYAKEVINKGIYKNVLVVGVDALSYTTVCGFSALSVLSSNPCTPFEKNREGMNVAEAIAVLLIQDEKEDSTSVEICGAGYSSDGHHMTQPHPEGLGAAKAMQNAIDDAKINKEKISYINAHGTGTMANDSSELNAISLVFDTSKPYVSSTKSFTGHTLGAAGAIEAIIACLSLQKQIIPPSKNIKDVEREDILFTNEPLKQEVSYVLSNSFAFGGNNTSILLGLSNDN; this is encoded by the coding sequence ATGACAACAAATAAAAAGGCATATATAAATAGTTTTGAAGCAGTAAGCTGTGCTGGACTTGATTCCCAACAGCTTTTCGCTTCAATCTGCGAAAAAAAAGATTGTATTTCAATTGATAACTCTTATGTTCAAGATAGAAGTGTTGCAATTGGAAAAATAGATTCAAACTTATCTTTTAGCGACTTACTTACAAAAACAGTAAACAAAGTACTTACAAACTCTAATCTAGAAAACTACGATAATACTTTACTTATAATTGGCTCTTCTGTTGGTGGAATGAACGAAACAGAAAAAGTTTTTTTTAAAGATTCTAGTTATGAAAATATTGACTATAAAAAACATCCAATTGATGCAATAGCTTATCACTTAAAACAAGATTTCAATTTTTATGATGATATCTCTTTTTCTACAGCTTGTACTTCTAGTGCTAATGCTTTAGGGTATGCAAAAGAGGTAATAAATAAAGGTATTTATAAAAACGTTTTAGTTGTAGGTGTAGATGCTTTATCTTATACTACTGTTTGTGGATTTTCAGCACTAAGTGTTTTATCATCAAATCCTTGTACTCCATTTGAAAAAAATAGAGAAGGGATGAATGTAGCTGAAGCTATTGCAGTTCTTTTAATCCAAGATGAAAAAGAAGATTCAACAAGTGTTGAAATATGTGGAGCTGGATATAGTTCAGATGGTCACCACATGACTCAGCCTCACCCTGAAGGTTTAGGTGCTGCAAAAGCAATGCAAAATGCTATTGATGATGCAAAAATAAATAAAGAAAAAATATCTTATATCAATGCTCATGGTACAGGAACTATGGCAAATGATTCTTCAGAATTAAATGCAATTTCATTGGTATTTGATACTTCAAAACCTTATGTTAGTTCAACAAAATCTTTTACAGGACATACTTTAGGAGCTGCTGGAGCTATTGAAGCTATTATTGCTTGTCTGAGTTTACAAAAACAGATAATACCACCTTCAAAAAATATCAAAGATGTGGAAAGAGAAGATATCTTATTTACAAATGAACCTTTAAAACAAGAAGTTTCATATGTACTTTCTAACTCATTTGCCTTTGGTGGAAATAATACAAGTATTCTTTTAGGACTAAGCAATGACAATTAA
- a CDS encoding beta-ketoacyl synthase chain length factor yields the protein MTINLEILNAAFLLAPTQVEDLNTKALVPKMVFRRRLTRASKLTVELMDKVDFKQGRIMYGSAYGELPATANILNAILNKEGISPTDFQNSVYNTPVSYASILEKNESEILTISCGDNTSNRLLKMGAIKALDGDEILLVVTETMNIENIEQVNKCIDFLEVAVALKVKVTKEEATISFEDDNTKCPESVKELLSYAKQFNENQKNIIEVKL from the coding sequence ATGACAATTAATTTAGAAATTTTAAATGCAGCATTTTTATTAGCTCCTACACAAGTTGAGGATTTAAACACAAAAGCTTTAGTTCCTAAAATGGTATTTAGAAGAAGATTAACAAGAGCTTCTAAATTAACAGTAGAGCTTATGGACAAAGTTGATTTTAAACAAGGAAGAATTATGTATGGAAGTGCATATGGTGAACTTCCTGCAACTGCAAATATTTTAAATGCAATTTTAAATAAAGAGGGAATCTCTCCTACAGACTTCCAAAACTCTGTTTATAATACACCAGTATCTTATGCTTCGATTTTAGAAAAAAATGAGAGTGAAATCTTGACTATCTCTTGTGGAGATAATACTTCTAATCGACTTCTAAAAATGGGAGCTATAAAAGCTTTAGATGGTGATGAGATTTTATTAGTGGTTACTGAAACTATGAACATTGAGAATATTGAGCAAGTAAATAAGTGTATTGATTTCCTTGAAGTTGCAGTTGCTTTAAAAGTAAAAGTTACTAAAGAAGAAGCAACAATTAGTTTTGAAGATGATAATACTAAGTGTCCAGAGTCTGTAAAAGAACTTTTATCATATGCAAAACAGTTCAATGAAAATCAAAAAAATATTATAGAGGTGAAACTATGA